TTTTGTATCCCATGGTTGCTTCAGAGCTTGCATTAATTGCCTGTTAATCGCAACCCTGCTTGCCATTTCCTGTTATCTGATGCTATATATTGACATGGAAAGTGCAGTGTTCCTTGAGTTGTTGAGGTCAGTGAAAGTACGAGGTTGGTTCAAAAGGAGATGCAGGCTATGGGGGACTGAATAAGAAGCTTTTCTCCGAGTACAGTCACtaagaaatacaaaataagTGACTCTTCTTTCTAAAATAGCAAGTTTGAGcttgtataatgatgaattgatAATTGATTTTCTCCATTGTGTTTCTCATTTAAGTAAACTCGATtgataattaatctaaaatttatttaaactggatttaaaatcaaaccaaataaaaattaacatagttAAACTTAGTTGATTCGATcaaaatttgacttgattttgattttttagatggtattatttttattttttaaaaaaaaaaatattgaaacgaTACTGTTTTAGATTGATTTAGATCAACCTACTTAACTTACATCCTGATTTTAGACTAGTTTTGTATCTAGTTTGGACCAGTTGTAATGTGAATGGATGAATTCATGAAATTGAACACATCCATTCATTCACATAAAGTTGTTTTCTATAGTGCTGAATCAAAGCTAATCCATATCGAAAGACACCTAGAATTAGATTGTTTAAAAAGGGAGATATGTGATGAATTGGTTGctacttttcatttctttccacCGAAAGAGATTGGATAACTGCTAAAAAGTCCCAAGATCACACGAAGTTAACTGGCACCTGGATTGGATTAGACAAGCTAAATCCCTTTTCTCTCAGGAAATGGTAAAAGCAAATCCACATTTTAAGCTCATGCAATGTCGTTTCATTAATGGACTATATTGGAGCTATTTGTGTAAGATCTAACTGCACAATGTTCTTCAGTCTAGCTTCTCGTGCTATGAACGCTTTAGAGCATGGTTCTTAAGCCCGACTTTTACGGGTTAATTTGATAAACttatgatttataatttaatttggattaagttttaatttaaactattttgacattaacttgttaaatccgAATAACCCAATCAAATTCGGCTAAACTCTACAATCAATAACTCGAGTTTTTCTTTGAGTAGGATCCCTAGCTGGTTTCGATGGCTATCCTTGAGAGTGTGAATAGCGCAATCCTATATAATACTCATATTATAACATGTTCTTCGTGATTTCTAGGATCCCAAATTGAAGACAAAGTGAGACGAAACAAGGACAATTGCACACCATCACCTGCTGTCGCCGGCCATATTCCCCTCTCTGAATTGTTCTTTCTAGGTCACCATCACTACTAAAAAGTTCGCATCGTCtaaattcttcaaaataatgATTCCTTTGCATGCTCAGGGAATCCAAGGTTTACATTTGACTGATATGGGCACTAAACAACATATACAAGCTGTTCTTTTTAACTGCGATGCATCAGTGCATTCTTTTCACTTTGATGTTCAGACAACCATTGACAGAGCAAATGGGACCATCCAATGTTGATAAAACAAGTGAAAGAATCTGGCATCCGTGAATCCACAGTGGGGTAAAGACACAGATTTCGATGCTTGCCGGGTTTACTTCTGAGCATTGTGATTGCTATGGGCTAACATACTgcaattttttggtttttatacatatatgtgGGCTATGGCAAGGACAGTCACGGATCTTAACCGACCATACAAATCAGTCACGATTCACTTCATGATTCACTCCTGTGAAGCGAAATcctcattcaaataaaaatgttgGTCAATCAAacgaaacatttttttatggagGCTGAGTTCTAAACAGATGATTCTACAGAAGATGATTCTACTTgttatttttcccttttgttttcgaATTTTTaccttaattttgaattttatgctgtgtttttcttttctatttaggAAATGATCGGTTTTTAACCTATTTAAAgagctattaaataaaaaactagacaattattcaaaaataaaatacaaattaggGTCCTCCCATGAAAACCCTTTTCAGCATCCTTTCTATTTCTCGTGCTGTCTTCTTATGTTTTCATCAGCGTCAGTTCTCTTACATCATGTTTTTGTACGACAGCAAAATTGGATCATGAATTTAGAGACAAGAAGAAACCAGAAATATACAGGCATAGCTATAATAATACTTGAACATTGTTGCAATCAAAGAGGTTACAACCACAATTTTGGGATATTACATCAATCCGAAACACTCAAAATGTTAAAAAGTTCAGTTCTGTAAAGACAAAGTCTGTAAGATCAATGATCAAATAATTACAACTATAGGATGTTGCTGCACACACCGGAAACGGAAGAAGAAAAGCCGATAAGAAATGGTACGGTTTTCACCTCGAGTCGGAAGTCCCTAGTCTATTCAAGTAGCCAGATGCTACGTAAGCTTTGTTTTGAAGTTCAGTATTTTGAGCAAAACCCCTTTCTGAACGAGTTTCTGAATCAGAATACCCCTGAACAGATCTTCTGCTTGAACCATATTTCTCAAACTCTAGCCGCTGCCTTGGGGCACTTTGTGACCTGACCTTGGCTCGAGATGATTCAGTGTTAGCCATGTAGTTGGGGTAACCCGAGTATCCATTAAAGAAGCCCCACGAGCACTCACTCCTTGTTGGTGTAAAAGGGCCTCCTCTCCGACCACTACTTCCAGGTCTAGATGTTGCAGAGAACATACGAGGGCTATTCTCAGCGGTCCGATAAACTGCTTCATCATTTCCTGAAGGGATGCTCGGTATTGGATTCGGTTctttttttgatagttttgacATAGAGTCAAAAGTCATAAAGCTCTGATTGTTATGATCTGAAGCCAAAGCATGCTGTGGAGTCTGAAATGTTCTATTACTTTGTTGGGATTTCACATGGGGCTTCCAAGTGTCCACTTCAAGAATCTTGTCACTCTTCTCATCATCAGCATTTCGACTTCTCGGTGGATTGCTGCCATGGTCATTCAAAAAACTTTCTTCCATCCAACGGTCTAGCCAGTTCGAACCCCATTTTACTTTGTCAAAGTCAATGCTCTCCCTAAAGTTTGCATTTGAACCACATCTCtgtattgaaaaggaaaaatgcAATCAGAGTTCCATGGTGAATTGCAAAATATTCATGGCACCGGGATAATCATTCAAAATAATCTACGAAAACAATCAAGTGGTACCTTGAGAATCGAGGGCCCATCAAATTTGGTACTAGAAACACGAAACAGGTGATCCTTTGAAGGACTTGCAGGGACCTGAGGAAATGCAGTTAAAGGGTGACTATcacagaaataaaataaaaataaagcaccTGTGTCAACAATCATATCaaagctttatatttttctagttgaGTCCTATGGATATGGTTTGATCAGATGGAGAGCAACAAGCAGGAAGTAAGCACTTTCAAATTTCACCATGCCTCATGCTTGCATTCTTTGCTTTCAAATGCACCTTCTGTCTTACTTGAATAAACAAAGGATAAACTATATTTTACAAGAAAGTTGGCACATGGGCGTGATCCTTCAAAAATGATGTTTATTGAGAATTCTGCAGGATCATGGTAAGCATTTGAAGTTCTGTATTCAATCACATTTACATCTCTCTCTatctgttatttatttatttttagtaatttcttttgtttatttatttttcgagtaatttcataaataaacagaaaagaaaGTATACTTACAGCATAACGAGAATGAGAGGACTTGCCAGTAGCATGCGATGAGTCCGAGACATAACTGCGACTAGCACGGGCTCGAGCCTGCAGTCTCACTAATGTCTGCATACGCCTAAGCATGTCTGCTGTTTGCTTTCTCACAATGTGGCCTCTCACTAAGGCTTGAAGCTTCACCAAAGCTTTTAGTGCCCTTAGTGCTCTCCTTGCCTTCATTAtcacccaaataaaaaaaacaaaagatcagCTAACTATTCTCACCATGAACTATCATGCCTAAACCATAACAAAAtctaacatgaaaaaaagaaaaataatatataaatgctatattttgaaattatttaagtTCTTAGTGTGCGTTTGGAAACGCAGATCAACcgcatttcaaaaaaattcaattttatttttactaaaaattcaattttttttttatacgctaatctcaaaaatgatttttaaaaaataaaaaaaatatattattttgatgtattttgaaataaaaaatatttttaaaagcaaccgCAATCACATTCCCAAAACAGATTCTAATAATCAAGTTCTATTGGCACCAAATTCtagaaattttaaatgaaatggatCAGAATAAGCATGGTATTTAAGAATATGAATGTATGAATTTCTTAAAGAAGAGTTGTG
The genomic region above belongs to Populus alba chromosome 12, ASM523922v2, whole genome shotgun sequence and contains:
- the LOC118060520 gene encoding protein IQ-DOMAIN 23, with the translated sequence MGFFRRLFGPRKKSRSSKTTPSLSQSNKVDQDSVSTTHFDVSNLDANNKHAIAVAAATAAVAEAALAAAQAAAEVVRLTSGGPGGRGGGNVGGSHRRFAEEVSAVKIQSAFRGYLARRALRALKALVKLQALVRGHIVRKQTADMLRRMQTLVRLQARARASRSYVSDSSHATGKSSHSRYAVPASPSKDHLFRVSSTKFDGPSILKRCGSNANFRESIDFDKVKWGSNWLDRWMEESFLNDHGSNPPRSRNADDEKSDKILEVDTWKPHVKSQQSNRTFQTPQHALASDHNNQSFMTFDSMSKLSKKEPNPIPSIPSGNDEAVYRTAENSPRMFSATSRPGSSGRRGGPFTPTRSECSWGFFNGYSGYPNYMANTESSRAKVRSQSAPRQRLEFEKYGSSRRSVQGYSDSETRSERGFAQNTELQNKAYVASGYLNRLGTSDSR